Proteins encoded within one genomic window of Flavobacterium gilvum:
- a CDS encoding metallophosphoesterase: MKIQYCSDLHLEFLDNRKWILDYPIMPKGDILILAGDIVLFKEIHQHQKFFDYVSEHFEHTFWIPGNHEYYNSDISKRSGSFEEQIRDNVILLNNTVKTINGVRFFFNLMVSYFNCKAIYYSAITFRFPCDSKK, encoded by the coding sequence ATGAAAATACAATATTGCTCTGACCTTCACTTAGAATTTTTAGATAACCGAAAATGGATTTTGGACTATCCAATAATGCCTAAAGGAGATATTCTGATTTTGGCGGGCGATATTGTGCTTTTTAAGGAAATACATCAACATCAAAAATTCTTTGATTATGTTTCCGAACATTTTGAACATACTTTTTGGATACCCGGTAACCACGAATATTACAATTCTGATATTTCCAAAAGAAGCGGATCGTTCGAGGAACAAATTAGAGACAATGTTATTTTGCTAAACAATACTGTTAAAACCATAAACGGTGTAAGGTTTTTTTTCAACCTTATGGTCTCATATTTCAACTGCAAAGCAATTTATTATTCAGCAATCACTTTCCGATTTCCATGTGATTCGAAAAAATGA
- a CDS encoding virulence factor SrfC family protein, whose product MEQKILSQLELIEKSNAWIKSSLDGEKQKNAHRNIVECRRKLNKKKFALEGNPAAAMYGESQAGKSYLVSALLSEAGKPFMVLDGLGNEFDFKNQINPRGNEMESTAVVTRFSTKYKWINPDYPIIAKLLSPTDIILVICEAYYNNLKVNKPLSFEELKEKINSFESIYKNKQECQNLIIEDDIFDIEDYFNDNFSKLVYNNIKDANFFEKISLLVTKISPDEWKDVFSLFWNFNPQLTKLFDDLIKQYKQLNFADTIYLPIDAVLRSKGTILDVSRLDEIYDSFKGQETEYSAKSTIFYKDREGNEQMTEFSKPYLCALTGELIFVLPDTIKNDKPFLVQTDLLDFPGLRRSENTGEDNITDLSLTTLLRRGRVDYLFNKYSNNERINTLLFCQKHSQSGQSIMPEKLNRWIGNMIGKTSAERENFKSPVSPLFVISTWFNKDLEFDFNNDRQGEIQSLNERWNQRFLKTLEKEIFKVDTYSWLIDWTKSNPNFQNIFLLRDFDKSSESNSQIYRGYNQYKEEMEEIIPESYPTFREDLQNSFIDFDFVKRHFENPLESWNGTASINEDGTKLIIDKLTIAANNINLARIEKMRMELNEISQTILIELLKHFHSNDKDKELQKAKSTAGDIQFKLDTAFRADGIKLFGQLMKELMIDQSAVLELYRKKIGDIEHKDVINMDIYSTYKQRVPVLENDTADAYFERLCVHYEKNSEEQKQQFRADIESKKIDLEELINGNSILIKNNAQQLAEGLLEHWFVYVKLNDKHTIQQILATEALEDITDMFQKLFKKLAIEKLIAEKIRRYIDGHHKTDLPYEIIADISAELLNKCINTVGFEYFDESEISDLRQANNNNNLELVLDQNTNLTEKSVSELFEKIENWTTIIQSTPEEMESLPSYRNYLSWYNRLKVGFVSVCNIPNYDIVANENLGNIIKECESLKN is encoded by the coding sequence ATGGAACAAAAGATATTATCACAACTCGAACTAATAGAGAAATCTAATGCTTGGATTAAAAGTTCTTTAGATGGAGAAAAACAGAAAAACGCTCACCGCAATATAGTAGAATGCCGTCGTAAGTTGAATAAAAAGAAGTTCGCTTTGGAGGGAAATCCCGCCGCTGCGATGTATGGTGAAAGTCAGGCAGGAAAATCATATCTTGTAAGTGCTTTATTGTCAGAAGCAGGAAAACCGTTTATGGTACTTGATGGATTAGGGAATGAATTTGACTTCAAAAATCAAATCAATCCCCGAGGAAATGAAATGGAATCAACCGCTGTTGTTACAAGATTTTCAACAAAATACAAATGGATTAATCCTGATTATCCTATAATAGCAAAATTATTATCTCCAACGGATATAATTTTGGTAATATGCGAAGCGTATTACAACAATTTAAAAGTAAATAAACCTTTAAGTTTTGAAGAACTTAAAGAAAAAATAAATTCATTTGAAAGTATTTATAAAAATAAACAGGAATGTCAAAACTTAATCATTGAAGACGACATCTTTGATATTGAGGATTATTTCAATGACAATTTCTCAAAATTGGTTTATAATAATATTAAAGATGCTAACTTTTTTGAAAAGATATCTTTATTGGTTACGAAAATATCTCCTGATGAATGGAAAGATGTCTTTTCGTTGTTTTGGAATTTTAATCCTCAATTAACAAAACTATTTGATGATTTAATAAAACAATACAAGCAATTAAATTTCGCCGATACGATTTACCTTCCAATTGATGCTGTTTTAAGAAGTAAAGGAACTATACTTGATGTTAGTCGTCTTGATGAAATCTATGATTCATTTAAAGGACAAGAGACTGAGTATTCAGCAAAATCTACTATTTTTTATAAGGATAGAGAGGGTAATGAGCAAATGACTGAATTTTCAAAACCCTATTTGTGTGCATTAACAGGAGAACTCATCTTTGTGTTACCTGATACGATAAAAAATGACAAACCATTTCTTGTTCAAACGGATTTACTGGATTTTCCCGGACTTCGTCGCTCTGAAAACACAGGTGAAGATAATATCACAGACCTTTCTTTAACTACTTTATTACGAAGAGGAAGAGTTGATTATCTATTTAATAAATATTCAAACAATGAGCGAATTAATACTTTATTGTTCTGTCAAAAACATTCTCAATCAGGGCAGAGTATTATGCCAGAAAAATTGAATCGTTGGATTGGAAATATGATAGGTAAAACTTCTGCTGAACGTGAAAACTTTAAATCGCCAGTATCCCCATTGTTTGTTATTTCTACATGGTTTAATAAAGATTTGGAATTTGATTTTAATAATGATAGACAAGGTGAGATTCAGTCTTTAAATGAAAGATGGAACCAACGGTTTTTAAAAACACTTGAAAAGGAAATTTTTAAAGTAGATACTTATTCTTGGCTAATTGATTGGACTAAATCCAATCCTAATTTCCAAAATATCTTTCTTTTAAGAGATTTTGATAAATCTTCGGAATCTAATAGTCAGATTTATAGAGGTTATAATCAATATAAAGAAGAAATGGAAGAGATAATTCCGGAAAGTTATCCTACATTCAGAGAAGACCTGCAGAACTCCTTTATTGACTTCGATTTCGTTAAGCGCCATTTTGAAAATCCATTAGAATCTTGGAACGGAACTGCAAGCATTAATGAAGACGGAACAAAATTGATTATCGACAAACTCACTATTGCAGCGAACAATATTAATTTGGCAAGAATAGAAAAAATGCGAATGGAACTCAATGAAATTTCGCAAACCATACTTATAGAGTTACTCAAACATTTCCATAGCAATGACAAAGACAAGGAACTGCAAAAGGCAAAATCGACGGCTGGAGATATTCAATTCAAGCTGGATACAGCTTTCAGAGCGGATGGGATTAAACTTTTTGGACAGTTGATGAAGGAATTGATGATTGACCAAAGTGCTGTGCTTGAACTTTATCGTAAAAAAATTGGTGATATTGAACACAAGGACGTAATCAATATGGATATTTACAGTACTTATAAACAGCGAGTACCTGTTCTTGAAAATGATACTGCTGATGCATATTTTGAACGTTTGTGCGTCCATTATGAAAAGAATTCAGAAGAACAAAAACAACAATTTCGCGCCGACATTGAATCAAAAAAAATTGATTTAGAGGAGCTTATAAATGGCAATTCCATTCTCATTAAAAACAATGCACAACAGTTAGCAGAAGGATTGCTCGAACATTGGTTTGTGTATGTGAAACTAAACGATAAACACACAATCCAGCAAATTTTGGCGACAGAAGCATTAGAAGATATAACGGATATGTTCCAGAAACTGTTCAAAAAGCTTGCTATTGAGAAACTAATTGCTGAAAAAATACGTCGCTATATTGATGGTCACCATAAAACCGATTTACCATATGAAATTATTGCTGATATAAGTGCCGAACTTTTGAATAAGTGTATCAATACGGTTGGTTTTGAATATTTTGACGAATCTGAAATCAGCGATTTGCGTCAGGCAAACAATAATAATAATTTAGAATTAGTATTAGACCAGAATACTAATCTAACAGAGAAATCGGTTTCCGAATTGTTTGAAAAAATAGAAAATTGGACAACTATTATTCAGTCCACACCGGAAGAAATGGAATCTTTACCAAGTTATCGTAATTATCTATCATGGTACAACCGTTTAAAAGTAGGTTTCGTATCGGTTTGCAATATTCCAAATTATGATATTGTGGCTAATGAAAATTTGGGTAATATTATTAAGGAATGTGAAAGCCTAAAAAACTAA
- a CDS encoding metallophosphoesterase: MTVSDYNQFYSEGRMFLEESLKSQPIILSVVITHHPPTFFNYPEKYANSSINEAFGTEMFNFIEENKIDYWIYGHHHCNVPDFNIGKTKLVTNQLGYIKYVENENFKNDAFF; this comes from the coding sequence TTGACAGTTAGTGACTACAATCAATTTTATAGTGAAGGCAGGATGTTTTTGGAAGAGTCATTGAAAAGTCAACCAATTATTCTCTCAGTTGTAATTACTCATCATCCTCCAACATTTTTCAATTATCCTGAGAAATATGCCAATAGCAGCATAAATGAAGCTTTTGGAACGGAAATGTTTAATTTCATTGAAGAAAACAAAATTGATTACTGGATTTACGGTCACCATCATTGTAATGTTCCCGATTTTAATATTGGTAAAACTAAGTTAGTTACCAATCAATTGGGATATATAAAATACGTTGAGAATGAAAATTTTAAAAATGATGCCTTTTTTTAG
- a CDS encoding S8 family peptidase, giving the protein MAIVIRKIQLLSTELKYFTANQFIQRNSLFDLYRLAVSNIINRYIDDKYRDFLAYPVKEGDTISFHGKKHNETPQLLSELEGDDLVKYSTIKSETLSHYNVIIENLLNSGKTDEAEFLSKSIKYIDDRFVYCYDEIVVLGVWGMKLRDNVRAEITEIWRDLDAKTKKEDEIPLFAITFNVGSNGNLKGDHEISKQPNKLISVEDLPKVEPHEGYEFVGWDENPDGYEVTDDKEFTAQYKAKEMTPQVPPPYVPPIIPKIPWYLRFWNWLKMLFTGKGCLKWLLWLLLIFLLLLLFSWLFRSCNGLNLGGGAALGDNDSSWVKEDPRVGNGGGIYDPHDPYKPVPTPPAFKDILPPNQGVLPPIDENPEIKPGNPSIIGNRLNILMENEDKSIMDFAKDFKAKYPDANYKVVYYDNVVKRLQIEIPSEKREQLKKEIPEKFKPDYNLFVFDETLLEGTYNPNDPDFKDNNKNWYLKKIKAPQAWDITRGSEKITIAIVDNGFNLTHPELNSKVVQPYNVWKHSNDIFPQKIDHGTHVAGTALAIANNGQGICGIAPNCKFMPVQVANEKGIMTTTSVLDGILYALYQGADVINVSLGGQFSGLSRAPESAQKDLIKNHFKEEERLWREIMRIAASHNSTIVVAAGNENVLAGIEALQRPELFITVSAVNKDSQSVTKANFSNYGSYSKISAPGVGIYSTVGSNNYQTMDGTSMAAPIVSGAVALMKSLKSSLTSKQIICILQNTGLPTQGNIGKLIQLDKALQMVKSGKGIDCTPKPSTGDVQILLNWNNYNDLDLYCTDPKGEVVWFKNKNITSGGQLEIDMNVEYPDSKNPIENIFWPNHGAPNGTYNVYLRYYKKQEPNINETPYTIQVKYSGKTEIYKGRIKKEDNTLHIGSFTLGNSSTNQNPPNASINQRRNSLLQKRESLQQELDRIDRELKDIGNRK; this is encoded by the coding sequence ATGGCTATAGTAATAAGAAAAATACAGTTACTCAGTACAGAATTGAAGTATTTCACGGCAAACCAATTTATACAAAGGAATTCCTTATTTGATCTTTACAGATTGGCTGTATCAAATATAATCAATAGATACATTGATGATAAATATCGGGATTTCTTAGCTTACCCAGTGAAAGAAGGTGATACAATTTCTTTTCATGGAAAAAAACACAATGAAACACCACAACTTTTATCTGAACTGGAGGGTGATGATTTGGTAAAGTATTCAACCATTAAGAGCGAAACACTTTCTCATTACAATGTTATAATTGAAAACCTTCTAAATTCAGGCAAAACTGATGAGGCAGAATTTCTTTCCAAATCAATTAAGTATATAGATGACCGCTTTGTGTATTGTTATGATGAGATTGTGGTTTTAGGTGTTTGGGGAATGAAGTTGCGTGATAATGTAAGAGCTGAGATTACCGAGATTTGGAGAGATTTGGATGCTAAGACAAAGAAGGAGGATGAAATCCCACTTTTTGCCATAACTTTCAATGTAGGTAGCAATGGAAATTTGAAAGGTGACCATGAAATTTCGAAACAACCAAATAAGTTGATTTCCGTTGAAGATCTACCCAAAGTTGAACCACATGAAGGTTACGAATTTGTTGGTTGGGATGAAAACCCGGATGGGTATGAGGTTACAGACGATAAAGAATTTACGGCACAATACAAAGCAAAAGAAATGACGCCTCAGGTTCCGCCTCCCTATGTACCGCCTATTATACCAAAAATACCTTGGTATCTACGTTTTTGGAATTGGCTAAAAATGTTGTTTACAGGTAAAGGATGCTTAAAATGGCTGTTATGGTTGCTATTAATTTTTCTTTTGCTATTGTTGTTTTCGTGGCTATTTCGTAGTTGTAATGGACTCAACTTGGGAGGTGGTGCTGCTCTTGGTGATAATGATTCCTCTTGGGTAAAAGAGGATCCTCGTGTTGGTAATGGAGGAGGAATCTATGATCCTCACGATCCTTACAAACCAGTACCTACTCCACCGGCTTTCAAAGATATATTACCTCCAAATCAAGGTGTATTGCCTCCAATAGATGAAAATCCTGAGATAAAGCCTGGAAATCCATCAATTATAGGCAACCGTCTGAATATCCTGATGGAAAATGAAGACAAATCTATTATGGATTTTGCCAAAGATTTCAAAGCAAAATACCCGGATGCAAATTATAAGGTGGTTTATTACGACAATGTAGTAAAGCGATTGCAAATCGAAATTCCTTCGGAAAAACGTGAGCAGTTGAAAAAAGAAATTCCGGAAAAATTTAAGCCTGATTACAATCTCTTTGTCTTTGACGAAACTTTGTTAGAAGGAACCTATAATCCTAATGACCCTGATTTTAAAGATAATAATAAAAATTGGTATCTCAAGAAAATAAAAGCACCTCAAGCATGGGATATTACCCGTGGTTCTGAAAAAATCACTATTGCTATTGTAGATAATGGTTTCAATCTAACACACCCGGAATTAAATAGTAAAGTAGTGCAACCTTATAATGTATGGAAACATTCAAATGATATTTTTCCTCAAAAGATAGATCACGGGACTCACGTTGCAGGAACGGCATTAGCAATTGCAAACAATGGACAAGGTATTTGTGGTATTGCACCCAACTGTAAATTTATGCCTGTTCAGGTAGCGAATGAAAAAGGTATAATGACAACAACTTCCGTATTGGATGGTATATTGTATGCTTTATATCAGGGAGCAGATGTAATAAACGTTTCATTAGGGGGGCAATTTAGTGGACTTTCTCGAGCTCCTGAAAGTGCACAAAAGGATCTGATAAAAAATCATTTCAAAGAAGAAGAGCGGTTGTGGCGTGAAATAATGAGAATTGCTGCAAGTCATAATTCAACTATTGTGGTAGCAGCCGGAAACGAAAATGTTTTGGCAGGTATAGAAGCCTTGCAACGACCTGAACTATTCATTACAGTTTCGGCAGTTAACAAAGACAGTCAAAGCGTTACTAAAGCTAATTTCAGTAATTATGGCTCTTATTCTAAGATTTCAGCTCCTGGGGTTGGCATATACAGTACAGTAGGCTCTAATAATTATCAGACAATGGATGGTACAAGTATGGCTGCACCCATTGTTTCCGGTGCAGTTGCTCTGATGAAAAGTCTAAAAAGCTCTCTTACCTCCAAACAAATTATTTGTATTTTGCAAAACACAGGATTACCCACTCAAGGTAATATAGGGAAGTTGATTCAGTTAGACAAAGCCTTGCAAATGGTGAAGTCGGGTAAAGGGATTGATTGTACTCCTAAGCCTTCAACGGGAGATGTACAAATACTTTTAAATTGGAATAATTACAATGATTTGGACTTGTATTGTACTGACCCGAAAGGAGAAGTAGTTTGGTTCAAAAATAAAAACATTACAAGTGGAGGACAACTTGAAATTGATATGAATGTAGAATACCCTGACAGTAAAAATCCAATCGAAAATATATTCTGGCCTAATCATGGGGCTCCAAATGGAACTTACAACGTATATCTTAGGTATTATAAAAAACAAGAGCCCAACATAAACGAAACTCCATATACTATTCAAGTAAAATATAGTGGGAAAACTGAAATTTATAAAGGGCGTATAAAGAAAGAAGACAATACTTTACATATCGGGTCATTTACATTGGGAAATAGCAGTACTAATCAAAATCCTCCTAATGCTTCCATCAATCAAAGAAGAAATTCCCTTTTGCAAAAACGCGAAAGTTTACAGCAAGAATTAGATAGAATAGATCGGGAATTAAAAGACATTGGAAATCGTAAATAA
- a CDS encoding virulence factor SrfB: MNLIANSGIHYLTFPLEIDVNDNFKMYFHEWFDIEDNQLKLEIAHLFTDQEVWVKKTDLSELGYAVNEKVTESWENIEEDFVTEGKKQIPIDTDNPKDSGCFQMSITRINWEKFENIWLPLPFFSLNGNKSEFGPTNWCRGKLIPTETTEKSKKYNLLLAFDTRTVFEKEDFEEEDLNETPIFTNDYDQSKEYALCNNEYKLVGYFSEAFNCDWVDKYLLKHFHDHENINDLGRQKPKLNYVAQYISLIRYIQQLNVLPKVTLYSNKNVAYGNVDLVVDIGNSRTCAVLFDNCDFTKASPLELQDFTEPVLDGILNKNRESFDMRLAFREADFGGKFGLINSRQFVYPSMIRLGKEANQLIHKATNMNTGAEKTSTFSSPKRFLWDNKPQKQEWEFVQLKDEGAKPFYIEGISEQLNSDGSLNTEGEGGILKHYSRKALMTFAFLEILAQAKMQINSYEQRSHWGNESMPRRIGRIIVTCPTAMSRVEQIALRKCAEDAAIMLDRFFCDNYYSEIDEKQARAEIQVVPSASKLSVKEERTEWIYDEATAAQFVFLYAEIRERYLKNARDYFDFYGKVRNDLGDYNKNTLTIGSVDIGAGTTDVMIATYKYDDSAGQCTLTPIPLFWESFYKAGDDLLKELIQQLIIEGKYSPIEKKMKALGVLSDRIIEKNNDFFGGNTGMSFRNKQLRSDFNLQVSVPVVSYFLELIKQNNLESHILSFSDIFANNVPTQNVLNHFNEHFGFEFESLQWQYERKIVSAIIEKTFDSLIGKISSLLSYYACDIVLLSGRPTSLKPLTDLFLKYYAISPNRLKSMNDYRIGRWYPQDKRYKFIDGNGKFTNPKSIITTGAMIGYMAENGGLNGFSLNLKVLKEKLLPKTNFFGKLNEQFEFYETIISPESNRKTIDVSSLPIRIGVRQLDISAYPSRPFYTFDFNEFKLEDRVKGRLKDEDDRKNIVQTGIDAEKAKIRKNMPLKVTIERDMNENIEVLRIEEILDRDGNSINTNFFSLQVQSMSEVENFWLDSGIFSLNINSKQS, encoded by the coding sequence ATGAATTTGATAGCTAATTCAGGTATTCACTATTTGACATTCCCACTTGAAATTGACGTAAATGATAATTTCAAGATGTACTTTCACGAATGGTTCGATATTGAAGATAATCAATTAAAATTGGAAATAGCTCATTTATTTACTGACCAAGAAGTATGGGTAAAAAAGACTGACTTGTCGGAGCTCGGTTATGCAGTGAATGAAAAAGTAACTGAAAGCTGGGAAAATATAGAGGAAGATTTTGTTACAGAAGGTAAAAAACAAATTCCAATTGACACAGATAACCCGAAAGATTCAGGTTGTTTTCAGATGTCAATAACTCGAATAAACTGGGAGAAATTTGAAAATATTTGGTTGCCTTTACCTTTTTTTTCACTTAATGGCAATAAGTCAGAATTTGGGCCAACAAATTGGTGTCGTGGTAAACTGATTCCAACGGAGACTACCGAAAAATCAAAAAAGTACAATCTTTTACTGGCTTTCGATACGAGAACTGTATTTGAAAAAGAGGATTTTGAAGAGGAAGACCTCAATGAAACTCCTATATTTACTAACGATTACGACCAATCAAAAGAGTATGCTTTATGCAATAATGAGTACAAATTAGTTGGTTATTTTTCAGAAGCATTCAACTGCGATTGGGTAGATAAATATTTGCTCAAACATTTTCACGATCATGAGAATATTAATGATTTAGGTAGGCAAAAGCCAAAATTAAATTACGTAGCGCAGTATATATCTTTAATCAGGTATATTCAGCAGCTTAATGTTTTGCCAAAAGTTACTTTGTATTCTAATAAAAATGTAGCTTATGGAAATGTAGATCTGGTGGTGGATATTGGTAATTCCCGTACTTGTGCAGTATTATTTGATAACTGCGATTTTACAAAAGCAAGCCCATTAGAATTACAGGATTTTACGGAACCTGTTTTAGATGGCATACTCAACAAAAACCGTGAATCTTTTGATATGCGTTTGGCATTTCGAGAAGCTGATTTCGGCGGAAAATTCGGATTAATAAATAGTAGGCAATTTGTTTATCCAAGTATGATACGTTTGGGAAAAGAGGCAAATCAACTGATACACAAGGCAACCAATATGAATACCGGAGCTGAAAAAACAAGTACTTTTTCAAGCCCTAAACGTTTTTTATGGGATAATAAACCTCAGAAACAGGAATGGGAATTTGTGCAGTTGAAAGATGAAGGAGCCAAACCATTTTACATTGAAGGTATCTCGGAACAATTAAATTCAGATGGTTCGCTGAATACCGAAGGGGAAGGCGGTATTTTAAAGCATTATTCACGCAAAGCGTTAATGACTTTTGCTTTTCTCGAAATACTAGCACAGGCAAAAATGCAAATCAACAGTTATGAGCAGCGCAGTCATTGGGGCAATGAATCTATGCCCAGAAGAATAGGTAGGATTATTGTCACCTGTCCAACAGCAATGTCTCGCGTTGAGCAGATTGCCTTGCGTAAATGTGCTGAAGATGCTGCCATTATGCTTGACCGTTTCTTTTGCGATAATTATTATTCTGAAATTGATGAGAAACAAGCTCGAGCTGAAATTCAGGTAGTCCCTTCTGCTTCTAAACTTTCGGTTAAAGAAGAACGAACAGAATGGATTTACGATGAAGCAACCGCCGCACAATTTGTCTTTCTCTATGCTGAGATACGAGAACGTTATCTCAAAAATGCAAGAGATTATTTTGATTTCTACGGAAAAGTGAGGAATGATTTGGGTGATTACAACAAAAATACGCTCACTATTGGTTCCGTGGATATTGGAGCAGGAACCACCGATGTAATGATCGCCACTTATAAATACGATGATAGTGCAGGACAATGTACATTAACCCCAATTCCACTATTTTGGGAAAGTTTTTATAAAGCGGGCGACGATTTGCTTAAAGAGCTAATTCAACAACTTATTATCGAAGGCAAATATTCGCCAATCGAAAAGAAAATGAAAGCATTAGGAGTATTATCCGATAGAATTATTGAGAAAAATAACGATTTTTTCGGAGGCAACACGGGTATGTCGTTTCGAAACAAACAGTTGCGTTCGGATTTTAATTTGCAGGTTTCTGTTCCTGTTGTTTCGTATTTTCTAGAATTGATAAAACAAAATAATTTAGAAAGTCATATCTTGTCTTTCAGTGATATTTTTGCGAATAATGTGCCAACCCAAAATGTGCTTAATCATTTTAATGAACATTTTGGTTTTGAATTTGAATCGTTACAATGGCAGTACGAAAGGAAAATTGTCTCAGCGATTATTGAAAAGACTTTTGATTCACTTATAGGAAAAATTTCTTCGTTGCTATCCTATTATGCTTGCGATATAGTACTGCTTTCGGGACGACCAACTTCGCTTAAACCACTGACTGATTTGTTTTTAAAGTATTATGCAATTTCTCCAAACCGTCTGAAATCAATGAATGATTATCGCATTGGTCGCTGGTATCCCCAAGATAAACGTTACAAATTTATTGATGGGAACGGTAAATTTACAAATCCGAAATCAATTATTACCACGGGAGCGATGATAGGGTATATGGCCGAAAATGGAGGATTGAATGGTTTTTCGTTAAATCTGAAAGTGCTTAAAGAAAAATTACTTCCCAAAACCAATTTCTTTGGTAAACTCAATGAACAATTTGAATTTTATGAAACGATAATTTCTCCCGAGAGCAATCGAAAAACAATAGACGTTTCCTCTTTGCCAATAAGAATTGGTGTTCGTCAATTAGATATTTCCGCATATCCTTCTCGACCATTTTACACCTTTGATTTCAACGAATTCAAACTCGAAGATCGTGTTAAAGGTCGATTAAAAGACGAGGACGATAGGAAGAATATCGTTCAAACTGGAATTGATGCTGAAAAAGCAAAGATTAGAAAAAATATGCCGTTAAAAGTGACTATTGAAAGAGATATGAACGAGAATATAGAGGTATTGCGTATTGAAGAAATTTTGGATCGAGATGGAAATTCAATAAATACAAATTTTTTCTCCTTACAAGTTCAAAGTATGAGTGAAGTTGAAAATTTCTGGCTTGATTCAGGCATTTTTTCGTTGAATATTAATAGTAAGCAGTCTTAA